A section of the Pedobacter sp. HDW13 genome encodes:
- a CDS encoding Gfo/Idh/MocA family protein, which yields MNEIKWGIIGCGDVTEVKSGPAFNKVPNSSLVAVMRRDAVKAADYAQRHGVPKWYSDASELINDPEINAIYIATPPLQHEAYTIEALAAGKPVYVEKPMALNAAAAQRMVNAANNYGVKLSVAHYRREQPLFLKVKSLIDKHIIGDIRFVDLRMLQPQKSKVIAKTAYNWRMDPNIGGGGLFHDLAPHQLDLMLYFFGAINSFSGIALNQSKQQPVDDLVTGRILFENGVVFNGTWCFTVAEGQQMDVCDIYGSKGKISFPMFGHQVKIIRTGVEEQFDFLPLAHVEQPMIEKVVAYFLNKSKNPCSGEEALKTMELLDGFTSNF from the coding sequence ATGAATGAAATTAAATGGGGGATTATTGGCTGTGGTGATGTAACGGAGGTTAAAAGTGGGCCGGCGTTTAATAAAGTGCCCAACTCGTCGCTTGTGGCCGTAATGCGTAGGGATGCAGTTAAAGCTGCAGATTATGCCCAACGCCATGGCGTACCGAAATGGTATAGCGATGCATCTGAGCTGATTAACGATCCTGAAATAAATGCCATTTATATTGCTACCCCGCCCCTGCAACACGAAGCTTATACCATTGAAGCACTTGCCGCAGGCAAACCGGTATATGTAGAAAAACCCATGGCTTTAAATGCTGCTGCCGCGCAACGTATGGTTAATGCAGCAAATAATTATGGTGTGAAACTCAGTGTAGCGCATTACCGTCGCGAGCAGCCCTTATTTTTGAAAGTAAAATCATTGATCGATAAACACATAATCGGCGATATCCGCTTTGTTGATTTGCGCATGCTGCAACCGCAAAAAAGCAAGGTAATTGCCAAAACAGCTTACAATTGGCGCATGGATCCGAATATTGGCGGCGGTGGTCTTTTTCACGACCTCGCACCGCACCAGCTCGATTTGATGCTCTACTTTTTCGGAGCGATTAACAGTTTTAGCGGAATTGCGCTTAACCAATCGAAACAACAACCTGTTGATGATTTGGTAACCGGACGTATTTTATTCGAGAATGGTGTGGTATTTAATGGCACCTGGTGTTTTACTGTTGCCGAAGGTCAGCAAATGGATGTTTGCGATATTTATGGATCGAAAGGAAAAATCAGCTTCCCGATGTTTGGCCACCAGGTTAAAATTATCCGTACCGGTGTAGAAGAACAGTTTGATTTTTTACCGCTTGCCCATGTAGAGCAACCAATGATAGAAAAGGTTGTGGCTTATTTCCTGAATAAAAGTAAAAATCCCTGCAGCGGAGAAGAGGCCTTAAAAACCATGGAATTACTGGATGGTTTTACTTCAAATTTTTAA
- the ahcY gene encoding adenosylhomocysteinase has product MSSVETAYIPYKVKDISLAEWGRKEIELAEAEMPGLMSLRKEFGPTQPLKGARIAGCLHMTIQTAVLIETLVALGAEVTWSSCNIFSTQDHAAAAIAAAGIQVYAWKGLNEQEFDWCIEQTLHFGPEQQPLNMILDDGGDLTNMVFDKYPELIAAIKGLSEETTTGVHRLYERMKNGTLHLPAINVNDSVTKSKFDNKYGCRESLVDAIRRATDVMMAGKVAVVCGYGDVGKGSAESLSSQGVRVIVTEIDPICALQAAMEGYEVKKFATAVKEADIIVTTTGNRDIVRGEHFLTMKDKAIVCNIGHFDNEIDVAWLNSNYGSTKVEIKPQVDKYTIEGKDIILLAEGRLVNLGCATGHPSFVMSNSFTNQTLAQLELWTNTDKYENKVYVLPKYLDEKVARLHLEKIGVELDVLDQHQADYIGVPVEGPFKSDEYRY; this is encoded by the coding sequence ATGTCATCAGTAGAGACAGCTTACATCCCTTACAAAGTTAAGGACATTTCACTGGCAGAATGGGGCCGTAAAGAAATCGAATTAGCCGAAGCAGAAATGCCAGGTTTAATGAGTTTACGTAAAGAATTCGGTCCAACACAACCGTTAAAAGGTGCACGCATTGCAGGTTGTCTGCACATGACCATCCAAACGGCTGTATTAATCGAAACATTAGTGGCTTTAGGTGCTGAAGTTACCTGGTCATCATGCAATATTTTTTCTACACAAGATCACGCTGCTGCGGCAATCGCTGCTGCTGGTATCCAGGTTTATGCGTGGAAAGGTTTAAACGAGCAAGAATTTGACTGGTGTATTGAACAAACTTTACACTTCGGTCCGGAGCAACAACCACTAAACATGATTTTGGATGATGGTGGCGATTTAACCAACATGGTTTTTGATAAATACCCTGAGCTGATTGCAGCAATTAAAGGTTTGTCGGAAGAAACCACTACCGGTGTTCACCGTTTATACGAAAGAATGAAAAACGGAACTTTGCACTTACCTGCAATTAACGTTAACGATTCTGTAACTAAATCTAAATTCGATAACAAATACGGTTGCCGCGAATCATTGGTTGATGCAATTCGTCGCGCAACTGATGTAATGATGGCTGGTAAAGTAGCTGTGGTTTGCGGTTATGGCGATGTGGGTAAAGGTTCAGCAGAGTCATTAAGCTCACAAGGTGTACGTGTAATCGTTACCGAAATCGATCCAATTTGTGCTTTACAAGCTGCAATGGAAGGTTACGAAGTTAAAAAATTCGCTACAGCTGTTAAAGAAGCAGATATTATTGTAACTACTACAGGTAACCGTGACATCGTTCGTGGCGAGCATTTCTTAACTATGAAAGATAAAGCTATCGTTTGTAACATTGGTCACTTCGATAACGAAATCGATGTTGCCTGGTTAAACAGCAACTATGGTTCAACTAAGGTAGAAATCAAACCTCAGGTAGATAAATATACTATCGAAGGTAAAGATATCATTCTATTGGCTGAAGGCCGTTTGGTTAACTTAGGTTGCGCAACTGGTCACCCAAGTTTTGTAATGAGTAACTCGTTTACCAACCAAACTTTAGCACAGTTAGAGTTATGGACCAACACTGATAAATACGAAAACAAAGTTTATGTTTTGCCTAAGTATTTAGATGAAAAAGTTGCCCGTTTGCACTTAGAGAAAATAGGTGTAGAGTTAGATGTATTAGATCAACACCAGGCTGATTATATCGGTGTACCGGTTGAAGGTCCGTTTAAATCAGACGAATATCGTTACTAA
- a CDS encoding DUF6370 family protein, producing MRNLIIALCLSVFAISVNAQTTPKKAVAAKVITKQTVDIACGECQFKMKGKDCDLAVKIDGKPYFVDGKNIDDFGDAHGEHGFCNAVSKAEVTGEIVNNRFKAKEIKLLPVKK from the coding sequence ATGAGAAATTTAATCATTGCCTTGTGTTTAAGTGTATTTGCTATTTCAGTAAATGCCCAAACCACGCCCAAAAAAGCAGTTGCTGCAAAAGTTATCACCAAACAAACTGTAGATATTGCCTGTGGCGAATGTCAGTTTAAAATGAAAGGCAAGGATTGTGATCTGGCCGTGAAAATAGATGGCAAGCCTTATTTTGTAGATGGTAAAAACATCGACGATTTTGGTGATGCGCACGGCGAACATGGTTTTTGCAACGCAGTAAGCAAAGCAGAAGTAACCGGCGAAATTGTGAATAACCGCTTTAAGGCAAAAGAAATAAAGTTATTGCCGGTTAAGAAGTAG
- a CDS encoding polysaccharide deacetylase, with the protein MLKLKALFLFLLLNTCVYAQKFESISKYKVNYALAKGATDQWLAIRSFAAERVKYLLLVNPQTLDTKVDLANNYTTSSLKWPNVLAIFKNSAYVKSIEAAAAKDIQLQNAGIDHAFPNEKGITLTIDLCPSHKALDRIIFQSVFDEFKKIEQPAPLAISVSGKWMLKHEDDLNWLKSLEAQKELDITWVNHSYNHEVNKLPLAENFLLAAGTNLDVEVLENEKLMLKNGLTPSVFFRFPGLVSDKAIVDKIEAYGLIPIGSDAWLAKGQQPNAGSIVLIHGNGNEEIGVKDFIELLKNRQADVNRKQWLLFDLRQGLEKEFE; encoded by the coding sequence ATGCTAAAACTTAAAGCGCTTTTTCTATTCTTACTGCTGAACACCTGCGTTTATGCCCAAAAATTTGAATCGATAAGCAAGTACAAGGTAAATTATGCTTTGGCAAAAGGCGCTACTGACCAATGGCTTGCTATTAGGAGCTTCGCCGCTGAAAGAGTAAAGTATCTGTTATTGGTTAATCCACAAACATTAGATACCAAAGTTGATTTAGCCAATAACTACACCACCAGCAGCCTGAAATGGCCAAATGTGCTGGCAATTTTTAAAAATTCGGCTTACGTAAAATCTATTGAAGCAGCAGCGGCTAAAGATATTCAGCTGCAAAATGCAGGTATCGACCATGCTTTCCCTAATGAAAAGGGAATTACGTTAACCATCGACCTCTGCCCTTCTCACAAAGCCTTAGACCGTATTATTTTTCAATCGGTTTTTGATGAATTTAAAAAAATTGAGCAACCTGCCCCTCTTGCCATTTCGGTTTCGGGAAAATGGATGTTAAAACATGAAGATGATTTAAACTGGCTAAAAAGCCTCGAAGCCCAAAAAGAGCTGGACATTACCTGGGTTAACCATTCTTACAACCATGAAGTAAACAAATTGCCCCTGGCCGAAAACTTTTTGCTTGCCGCAGGAACAAACCTCGATGTAGAAGTTTTGGAAAATGAGAAACTGATGCTCAAAAACGGCTTAACACCATCGGTATTTTTCCGTTTCCCGGGTTTGGTTTCAGATAAGGCAATCGTTGATAAAATTGAAGCTTATGGTTTAATACCCATTGGAAGCGATGCCTGGCTGGCCAAGGGTCAGCAACCCAATGCAGGAAGTATTGTATTGATCCACGGAAACGGAAACGAAGAAATTGGCGTGAAAGATTTTATAGAACTGCTCAAAAACAGACAGGCCGACGTGAACCGCAAGCAATGGCTGCTGTTTGATTTAAGACAGGGATTGGAAAAGGAGTTTGAATAA
- a CDS encoding GtrA family protein — MDLFFRIIKFGLTGLLGMAIDFGATWLFKEKIKVNKYVANAIGFTLAVTNNYLINRVWTFESTNAHWGTEFTKFLVVSLIGLGLNTFIIYLFHQRKNGTNFYVAKFFAIVIVFVWNFLANMLFTFR; from the coding sequence ATGGATTTATTCTTCCGCATTATAAAATTTGGGTTAACCGGACTACTCGGAATGGCGATCGATTTTGGTGCAACATGGCTTTTCAAAGAAAAAATAAAGGTAAATAAGTATGTAGCCAACGCTATTGGTTTTACCCTGGCGGTAACCAATAATTACCTCATTAACCGTGTTTGGACATTCGAAAGCACCAACGCCCACTGGGGTACAGAGTTTACCAAATTTTTAGTAGTGAGTTTAATTGGCTTAGGCCTCAATACCTTTATCATTTATCTTTTCCACCAACGCAAAAACGGCACTAACTTTTATGTAGCCAAGTTTTTCGCCATCGTAATTGTTTTTGTATGGAATTTCTTGGCCAATATGCTGTTTACATTTAGATAA
- a CDS encoding glycosyltransferase family 39 protein, protein MNIKDTTLYKLLIALIVLVSTFALFGGIMEPDSALYASIAKNMVLRNDWVNIYVRGLDWLDKPHLTFWLAAASFKIFGINAFAYKLPSFLAGLLGAWYLYKLAKSIYSEKTGLISALILLSSLHILISTFDVRAEVYITTFTLAAIYHYYKAHQSSFWHIVLGSFFSACAIMIKGIFVLIPVFGGFIIYWLLTKQFKQLLKLKWWLAIVLIFIFIIPELYTLYVQFDLHPEKLVFGKTGISGIKFFFWDSQFGRFFNNGPIKGKGDISFFLHTTLWAFLPWSILFYTAVVNLFKKKNRSNLPPESIMIWTSAAITFLLFSLSKFQLPHYILIILPQFAIITALYLQKLESKSLKVFFTIQNVLAVLITLILSLVAIAFGFKNNYLAITILVVVLIASFMVFKGIKTETILARSTIISASLMLFLSIFFYPSVLKYESGMEAGNWLKANYPQAKASVLMYPDAYSFDFYASGDPKYFWDYEELDKFKGDENLVIYAPETELPKLKKDYSATVLKSFEYYHITKLTPKFINAKTRPQLLEHFYLVKLH, encoded by the coding sequence ATGAATATAAAGGATACTACATTATATAAGCTCCTGATTGCACTAATTGTACTGGTGAGTACTTTTGCCCTATTCGGCGGTATAATGGAACCCGATTCGGCACTCTACGCTTCTATTGCCAAAAATATGGTACTTAGAAACGACTGGGTTAACATTTATGTGCGTGGATTAGACTGGCTCGATAAACCACATTTAACCTTCTGGCTGGCCGCCGCCTCATTTAAAATCTTTGGCATTAATGCCTTTGCTTATAAACTTCCATCTTTTCTCGCCGGTCTGCTGGGTGCCTGGTATTTGTATAAACTTGCTAAAAGCATTTATAGTGAAAAGACCGGATTAATCAGTGCGCTGATTTTGCTTAGTTCACTGCATATACTCATTTCAACCTTCGATGTTCGCGCCGAGGTTTACATTACCACCTTTACCTTAGCAGCCATTTATCACTACTATAAAGCGCATCAAAGTTCTTTTTGGCATATTGTGCTGGGCTCATTCTTCTCGGCCTGTGCCATTATGATTAAAGGCATATTTGTTTTGATTCCGGTTTTTGGTGGTTTCATTATTTATTGGCTCCTAACCAAACAGTTTAAGCAACTATTAAAATTAAAATGGTGGCTGGCCATTGTACTGATTTTCATTTTTATCATTCCGGAACTGTACACCCTTTACGTTCAGTTTGATTTACATCCTGAAAAGCTGGTGTTTGGGAAAACGGGGATATCGGGCATAAAGTTTTTCTTTTGGGATAGTCAGTTTGGGCGCTTTTTTAACAATGGTCCCATTAAAGGTAAAGGCGATATTTCTTTCTTTTTGCATACCACACTTTGGGCATTTTTACCCTGGTCGATATTATTTTATACTGCCGTGGTTAATTTATTCAAAAAGAAAAACCGCAGCAATTTACCTCCCGAAAGCATCATGATCTGGACGAGTGCAGCAATCACCTTCCTGCTTTTCTCTTTATCGAAATTTCAGCTGCCCCACTACATTTTAATTATTTTGCCACAATTTGCCATCATTACAGCTTTGTACCTTCAAAAACTGGAAAGCAAAAGCTTGAAAGTCTTTTTTACTATTCAAAATGTTTTGGCTGTGCTGATTACTTTAATCCTTAGCCTGGTGGCTATTGCCTTTGGCTTTAAAAACAATTACCTGGCCATTACCATCTTAGTTGTGGTACTTATTGCCTCGTTCATGGTGTTTAAAGGAATTAAAACCGAAACCATTTTGGCGAGAAGTACCATTATCTCAGCAAGCCTGATGTTGTTCCTTTCAATATTTTTCTATCCCTCGGTGTTGAAATACGAATCGGGCATGGAGGCCGGCAACTGGTTAAAAGCAAATTACCCGCAAGCGAAAGCTTCAGTTTTAATGTACCCTGATGCTTATTCTTTTGATTTTTATGCATCGGGAGATCCAAAATATTTTTGGGACTACGAAGAACTGGATAAATTTAAGGGCGATGAAAATCTGGTGATTTACGCTCCTGAAACGGAACTGCCTAAATTGAAAAAAGATTATAGCGCAACAGTACTAAAATCGTTCGAATACTATCACATTACTAAGCTTACCCCTAAATTTATCAATGCCAAAACGCGTCCTCAGTTATTAGAACATTTTTACCTGGTTAAATTGCATTAA
- a CDS encoding pyridoxine 5'-phosphate synthase: MTKLSVNINKIATLRNSRGGNNPDLVKVALDCERFGAQGITVHPRPDERHIRYQDVYDLKAAIATEFNIEGNCREDKFVDLVLANKPAQVTLVPDAEGQITSNHGWDTIKHKDYLKEMVAVFQNAGIRVSIFVDPVVEMVEGALATGTDRIELYTEAYAHNYFADREKSVVNYIAAAHHANKLGLGINAGHDLDLHNLHYFAQSIPGLLEVSIGHALISDALYLGLETTIQRYLQQLA, from the coding sequence ATGACAAAGTTATCGGTTAACATCAATAAAATTGCTACGCTACGCAACAGCCGTGGCGGTAATAATCCTGATCTGGTTAAGGTTGCATTAGACTGCGAGCGTTTCGGCGCGCAGGGAATTACAGTTCACCCGCGACCTGATGAAAGGCATATCCGCTATCAGGATGTTTACGATTTGAAAGCTGCCATTGCAACCGAATTTAATATTGAAGGAAATTGCCGCGAAGATAAATTTGTAGACCTGGTTTTAGCCAACAAACCTGCACAGGTTACTTTAGTGCCCGATGCCGAAGGGCAGATTACTTCTAACCACGGTTGGGATACGATTAAACACAAAGATTACCTGAAAGAAATGGTAGCTGTATTTCAAAATGCAGGCATTCGTGTTTCTATTTTTGTAGATCCCGTTGTAGAAATGGTGGAAGGTGCTTTAGCAACCGGAACTGACCGTATTGAACTGTACACCGAAGCTTATGCGCATAACTATTTTGCTGACCGTGAAAAGTCGGTTGTTAACTATATTGCAGCTGCACACCATGCCAATAAACTGGGTTTGGGCATTAACGCCGGTCACGATCTGGATTTACACAACCTGCATTATTTCGCACAAAGCATTCCAGGTTTGCTGGAGGTTTCTATCGGTCATGCCTTAATTAGCGATGCACTTTATTTAGGTTTGGAGACTACCATACAACGCTATTTGCAGCAACTTGCTTAA
- a CDS encoding DMT family transporter: protein MLKGILLVFFGACSFGILSTFVKLAYHEGYTLGDVTGAQAFLGAVILWVLFFFQRRTSNYKAKEITLVTPWWKMVLAGTCTGLVSVFYYQSVKLVPNSVAIVLLMQFIWMSILMELVFFKKKPTGLQLLAIALVLGGTVLASGMVETRMSDMSLKGIGFGLLAALSYAGFLLLSGRIGNEYPVLKKSALMITGACILIFILFPPAFLFNGALGGSLLKWGLIISVFGTVIPPLCFAEGVPKIGTALSSILSAAELPVAVMMAGFVLQEQVSFLRWVGVVVILSAMILPNLKFLKRK, encoded by the coding sequence ATGCTTAAAGGAATCCTCCTTGTTTTTTTCGGTGCCTGTAGCTTTGGCATATTATCTACTTTTGTTAAACTGGCTTACCACGAAGGTTATACCCTTGGCGATGTAACTGGTGCGCAGGCTTTTTTAGGTGCCGTAATTTTATGGGTATTGTTTTTCTTTCAACGGAGAACATCAAATTATAAAGCTAAAGAAATAACCCTGGTAACCCCATGGTGGAAAATGGTTCTGGCAGGAACCTGTACCGGATTGGTGAGTGTTTTTTATTATCAATCGGTAAAACTTGTACCCAATTCGGTAGCGATTGTTTTGCTAATGCAGTTTATCTGGATGAGTATTTTAATGGAGCTGGTCTTTTTTAAAAAGAAGCCAACCGGATTACAATTACTGGCAATAGCATTGGTTTTAGGCGGTACAGTACTGGCCAGTGGAATGGTTGAAACCCGTATGAGCGATATGAGCTTAAAAGGAATTGGTTTCGGGTTATTGGCAGCGCTTTCTTATGCAGGCTTCTTATTGCTGAGTGGAAGGATAGGTAACGAATATCCGGTATTAAAGAAAAGTGCCTTGATGATTACGGGTGCCTGTATCCTGATTTTTATTCTTTTTCCACCAGCCTTCTTATTTAATGGTGCTTTAGGTGGGAGCTTGCTTAAATGGGGATTGATTATCTCTGTTTTTGGAACGGTAATTCCACCCTTGTGTTTTGCCGAAGGAGTGCCGAAAATTGGTACGGCATTAAGCTCGATTTTAAGTGCAGCCGAATTGCCGGTAGCTGTAATGATGGCTGGTTTTGTGCTGCAAGAACAGGTTTCATTTTTAAGGTGGGTTGGGGTTGTAGTTATCCTATCGGCAATGATTTTGCCTAATCTGAAGTTTCTAAAGCGGAAATAA
- the gcvP gene encoding aminomethyl-transferring glycine dehydrogenase: MSLNIHYKEDFQNRHIAPNEADTAEMLHTVGVNSIDELIEQTVPTAIRLKQPLNLPAAKSETEYLGALKQTSLLNKVFKSFIGQGYYDTITPGVILRNVFENPGWYTQYTPYQAEIAQGRLQALLNFQTMVIDLTGMEIANASLLDEGTAAAEAMFMQYSTRKNQAAKKFFVSELLFAQTIDILKTRANPYGIELVIGRHLDFVATEEFFGAIVQYPAGNGEVFDYKNFAAELHNLNIKLTVAADILSLTLLTPPGEWGADIVVGTTQRFGIPMGFGGPHAAFFATKEEYKRSIPGRIIGVTIDSHGDYALRMALQTREQHIRRDKATSNICTAQALLAIMAGFYAAYHGPKGLKAIAERTHGLAISLATTLKNLGYEQLNSAYFDTIRFDLGDLKGGIHAYCLDNEINLNYVGNTVTISIDETTTFEDITLIAKIFARAKGFAGDQVEVVENVATVIPEALQRTSAYLTHPIFNAHHSEHEMLRYIKSLEAKDLSLCHSMIALGSCTMKLNATAEMIPVTWSHFGRIHPFAPADQVLGYYSVFNELDKWLSEITGFAAMSLQPNAGAQGEYAGLMVIRAYHHDRGDFHRNVALIPASAHGTNPASAAMADMKIVVVKSLENGNIDVEDLKAKAELHKDNLSCLMVTYPSTHGVFEESIIEICESIHANGGQVYMDGANMNAQVGLTSPANIGADVCHLNLHKTFCIPHGGGGPGMGPIGVAKHLVPYLPGHAVVDIDKGKSISAVSSAPWGSASILIISHAYIAMMGAEGLTNATKYAILNANYMKARLEQHYPVLYSGAQGRCAHEMILDCRSFKAFGIEVTDIAKRLMDYGFHAPTVSFPVAGTLMVEPTESEPKHELDRFCDALIAIKNEITQVENGTLDKTDNPLKNAPHTVSVITANEWEHAYSRQTAAFPLPYVLERKFWPSVGRVNDSHGDRALICACPPIESYLEEIVP, from the coding sequence ATGAGCTTAAATATCCACTACAAGGAAGATTTTCAAAATCGCCATATTGCTCCTAATGAGGCTGATACAGCCGAAATGTTGCACACTGTTGGCGTAAATTCTATTGATGAGCTGATTGAACAAACCGTTCCGACGGCAATTAGGTTAAAACAACCGTTAAATTTGCCCGCAGCAAAATCAGAAACTGAATATCTTGGTGCTTTAAAACAAACTTCATTGTTGAATAAAGTTTTCAAAAGCTTTATCGGTCAAGGTTATTATGATACCATTACGCCGGGTGTAATTTTACGTAACGTATTCGAAAACCCAGGATGGTACACCCAATATACGCCCTATCAGGCAGAAATTGCACAAGGCCGTTTACAGGCTTTGTTAAACTTCCAAACCATGGTTATCGATTTAACCGGAATGGAAATTGCCAATGCATCATTGTTAGATGAAGGTACAGCAGCAGCTGAGGCCATGTTTATGCAATACAGCACGCGTAAAAATCAGGCAGCTAAGAAATTCTTTGTTTCTGAATTGCTTTTTGCCCAAACCATCGATATTTTAAAAACCCGCGCCAATCCTTACGGCATTGAACTGGTTATTGGCAGGCATTTAGATTTTGTAGCTACCGAAGAGTTCTTTGGTGCTATAGTTCAATATCCTGCTGGCAACGGCGAGGTTTTCGATTACAAAAACTTTGCTGCTGAGTTGCACAATTTGAACATTAAATTAACGGTTGCTGCCGATATTTTAAGTTTAACCTTATTAACGCCTCCGGGCGAGTGGGGTGCAGATATTGTGGTAGGTACTACACAACGTTTCGGTATTCCGATGGGTTTTGGTGGCCCGCATGCTGCATTTTTCGCCACGAAAGAAGAATATAAACGTTCAATCCCTGGTCGTATTATCGGTGTAACCATCGATAGCCATGGCGATTATGCTTTACGTATGGCTTTGCAAACCCGCGAGCAGCACATCCGTAGAGATAAAGCAACTTCGAATATTTGTACTGCACAGGCTTTATTGGCAATTATGGCCGGTTTCTATGCGGCATATCATGGTCCGAAAGGCTTAAAAGCTATTGCTGAGCGTACACATGGTTTAGCCATCAGCTTAGCCACTACTTTGAAAAACTTAGGTTACGAGCAATTAAATTCAGCTTATTTCGATACCATCCGTTTCGATTTAGGTGATTTAAAAGGCGGTATCCACGCTTACTGTTTGGATAACGAAATCAACCTGAACTATGTAGGTAATACCGTTACCATTTCAATTGATGAAACCACTACTTTCGAAGATATTACCTTAATTGCTAAAATCTTTGCAAGGGCAAAAGGCTTTGCAGGCGATCAGGTAGAGGTTGTTGAAAATGTAGCAACTGTAATCCCTGAAGCATTACAACGTACTTCGGCTTATTTAACGCACCCGATTTTTAACGCGCACCATTCAGAACACGAAATGTTGCGTTACATTAAATCGTTAGAGGCAAAAGATTTATCGCTTTGCCACTCGATGATTGCTTTGGGTAGCTGTACCATGAAGTTAAATGCAACAGCCGAAATGATTCCGGTTACCTGGTCTCACTTTGGTCGCATTCACCCTTTCGCTCCAGCCGATCAGGTATTGGGTTACTATTCTGTTTTTAACGAACTGGATAAATGGTTAAGCGAAATTACAGGTTTTGCTGCCATGAGCTTACAGCCTAATGCAGGTGCACAAGGTGAATATGCAGGTTTAATGGTTATCCGTGCTTATCACCACGATAGAGGCGATTTCCACCGTAATGTGGCATTAATCCCTGCTTCGGCACACGGTACCAACCCGGCTTCTGCGGCAATGGCCGATATGAAAATTGTGGTTGTTAAATCTTTAGAGAACGGTAACATCGACGTTGAAGATTTAAAAGCTAAGGCGGAATTACATAAAGATAACCTTTCTTGTTTGATGGTAACTTATCCATCTACACACGGTGTATTTGAAGAAAGTATTATCGAAATCTGCGAAAGCATCCACGCTAACGGCGGACAGGTTTATATGGATGGCGCAAACATGAACGCACAAGTTGGTTTAACCAGCCCGGCTAATATTGGTGCCGACGTTTGCCACTTAAACTTACATAAAACATTCTGTATCCCTCACGGTGGTGGTGGGCCTGGTATGGGACCAATCGGTGTGGCAAAACACCTTGTTCCTTATCTTCCTGGTCACGCTGTAGTTGATATCGATAAAGGAAAATCAATTTCTGCAGTTTCTTCTGCACCTTGGGGTTCGGCTTCGATCCTGATCATTTCTCATGCTTATATTGCAATGATGGGTGCTGAAGGTTTAACCAACGCTACTAAATATGCCATTTTAAACGCCAACTATATGAAAGCGCGTTTAGAGCAACACTACCCGGTACTTTATTCAGGAGCTCAGGGCCGTTGTGCACACGAGATGATTTTAGATTGCCGTTCTTTCAAAGCCTTCGGAATCGAAGTAACCGATATCGCCAAACGTTTAATGGATTATGGTTTCCACGCACCAACAGTTTCGTTCCCGGTAGCGGGTACTTTAATGGTTGAGCCAACAGAATCGGAGCCTAAACATGAGTTAGACCGTTTCTGTGATGCCTTAATTGCGATTAAAAACGAAATTACCCAGGTAGAAAACGGTACTTTAGATAAAACAGATAACCCGCTTAAAAATGCGCCGCACACAGTTTCAGTAATTACTGCAAACGAATGGGAGCATGCTTACAGCCGTCAAACTGCTGCGTTCCCACTTCCGTACGTGTTAGAGCGCAAGTTCTGGCCTTCAGTTGGTCGTGTTAACGATAGCCATGGCGATAGGGCGTTAATCTGCGCATGTCCGCCGATTGAAAGTTATTTGGAAGAGATTGTTCCATAA
- a CDS encoding glyoxalase translates to MNHKATSIRPFIGAKDFEISRSFYRDLGFEETTLSAHMSVFKTGNLAFYLQNAYVKDWINNTMVFMQVDNVDRYYNELVALDLPSRYQNVKLTPIRHQEWGSECFLHDPSGILWHFGAFS, encoded by the coding sequence ATGAACCACAAAGCAACATCCATCCGCCCCTTTATCGGCGCAAAAGATTTTGAAATATCGAGAAGCTTTTACCGTGACCTGGGTTTCGAAGAAACTACTTTAAGCGCACATATGTCGGTTTTTAAAACTGGTAATCTGGCCTTTTATCTCCAAAATGCTTATGTAAAAGACTGGATTAATAACACCATGGTTTTTATGCAAGTTGATAATGTAGACCGTTATTATAATGAACTGGTTGCGCTCGATTTACCCAGCCGATATCAAAATGTAAAGCTTACGCCCATCCGCCATCAAGAATGGGGCAGTGAGTGTTTCCTGCACGATCCTTCCGGGATTTTGTGGCACTTTGGAGCTTTTAGTTAG